In Oryza sativa Japonica Group chromosome 11, ASM3414082v1, the following are encoded in one genomic region:
- the LOC4350673 gene encoding UPF0481 protein At3g47200 — MDITVAGGAGDGGERRTWVVEVERTLHDAPDAAAEASRWRPHCIYRVPACIKDLKPKAYQPQVVSLGPFHHGDPGLAPMEEHKRRALRHLLRRAARPLADFVAAVEAVADRLEAAYLDLGGGWRGGGGDGGEARERFLEMMIVDGCFLLEVMRAAAAVSPATPAPAAAGKPHAAAEEDYAENDPVFSRHGVLYMVPYIRRDMLMLENQLPLLVLERLLFVETERANVVHSRVSNEDHINRMVLRFLSPSARTPALGTPLGHHPLDALRRSMLHGEYQSPRWGHGAGARAHHRDIIRPAAYADDGGGDIIRSAVELYEAGIRFRRARTDSLHDVRFRHGVLAMPPVAVDDSTEYMLLNMMAFERLHPGAGNDVTAYVFFMDSIIDSAKDVALLSSKGIIQNAVGSDKAVAKLFNSISKDVVLEPESALDGVQRQVNAYCRQPWNMWRANLIHTYFRSPWAFMSLAAAMFLLVMTIMQTVYTVMSFYQQAEGGGGGGSAAPSPM; from the exons ATGGACAtcacggtggccggcggcgccggcgacggcggcgagaggcggacgtgggtggtggaggtggagaggaCGCTGCACGACGcgcccgacgcggcggcggaggcgtcgcGGTGGCGGCCCCACTGCATCTACCGCGTCCCGGCGTGCATCAAGGACCTCAAGCCGAAGGCCTACCAGCCGCAGGTGGTGTCGCTCGGCCCCTTCCACCACGGCGACCCCGGGCTGGCCCCCATGGAGGAGCACAAGCGCCGCGCCCtgcgccacctcctccgccgcgcggcgcgcccGCTGGCCgacttcgtcgccgccgtcgaggccgtcgccgaccgcctcgAGGCCGCCTACctcgacctcggcggcggctggcgcggcggcggcggcgacggcggcgaggcgagggagAGGTTCTTGGAGATGATGATCGTGGACGGGTGCTTCCTTCTCGAGGTgatgagggcggcggcggcggtgtcgccggcgacgccggcgccggcggctgcggggaagccgcacgcggcggcggaggaggactaCGCGGAGAACGACCCGGTGTTCAGCCGCCATGGCGTGCTGTACATGGTGCCGTACATCCGCCGCGACATGCTCATGCTCGAGAACCAGCTGCCGCTGCTGGTGCTGGAGAGGCTCCTGTTCGTCGAGACCGAGAGGGCTAATGTCGTCCATTCGCGAGTTTCG AACGAGGACCACATCAACCGGATGGTGCTGCGCTTCCTGTCGCCGTCGGCGCGGACGCCGGCGCTGGGGACGCCGCTGGGTCACCACCCGCTGGACGCGCTCCGGCGGAGCATGCTGCACGGCGAGTACCAGTCGCCGCGCTGGGGGCACGGCGCGGGCGCCCGCGCCCACCACCGCGACATCATCCGCCCCGCCGCctacgccgacgacggcggcggcgacatcatCCGCTCCGCCGTGGAGCTCTACGAGGCCGGGATCCGCTTCCGGCGCGCCCGCACCGACAGCCTCCACGACGTGCGGTTCCGCCACGGCGTGCTCGCGatgccgcccgtcgccgtcgacgactcCACCGAGTACATGCTCCTCAACATGATGGCGTTCGAGCGCCTCCACCCGGGCGCCGGCAACGACGTCACCGCCTACGTCTTCTTCATGGACAGCATCATCGACTCGGCCAAGGACGTCGCGCTGCTGTCGTCCAAGGGGATCATCCAGAACGCCGTGGGCAGCGACAAGGCGGTGGCGAAGCTGTTCAACAGCATATCCAAGGACGTGGTGCTGGAGCCGGAGAGCGCGCTCGACGGCGTGCAGCGGCAGGTGAACGCCTACTGCCGGCAGCCGTGGAACATGTGGAGGGCGAACCTGATCCACACGTACTTCAGGAGCCCCTGGGCGTTCatgtcgctcgccgccgccatgttccTCCTCGTCATGACCATCATGCAGACGGTCTACACCGTGATGTCGTTCTACCAGCAGGcggaagggggcggcggcggcggatcggcGGCGCCGTCTCCGATGTGA